Proteins co-encoded in one Actinomadura luteofluorescens genomic window:
- a CDS encoding MerR family transcriptional regulator, which yields MLIGELSRRTGVSPRLLRYYEEQGLLQAERGSNGYRRYGDDSVLTVRKIRVLLDAGLTSEVIRQVLPCTRSDQPDFDWCAGIRDLLDRELTALNARIEGLQRNHETLTGFLGRRSAPE from the coding sequence ATGCTGATCGGGGAGTTGTCCCGCCGTACGGGTGTCAGCCCGCGGCTGCTGCGGTACTACGAGGAGCAGGGCCTGCTCCAGGCCGAGCGCGGCTCGAACGGCTACCGCCGCTACGGCGACGATTCAGTGCTCACCGTACGGAAGATCCGCGTGCTGCTGGACGCGGGCCTGACGTCCGAGGTGATCCGGCAGGTGCTCCCCTGCACCCGCAGCGACCAGCCGGACTTCGACTGGTGCGCCGGCATCCGCGACCTCCTCGACCGGGAACTCACGGCGCTCAACGCACGCATCGAGGGCCTCCAGCGCAACCACGAGACCCTCACCGGATTCCTCGGCCGACGGTCGGCCCCCGAGTAG
- a CDS encoding VOC family protein — MDLYSIMPVNDQARALAWFEVFFGRPADEVIGGEHLWQVGENAWVVVDHRDVRADRVGQAMVTLGVTDLDDILARLAAHGITHEPVETYSNGVRHVVVLDPDGNSLSLAEAPTD, encoded by the coding sequence GTGGACCTGTACAGCATCATGCCGGTGAACGACCAGGCCAGGGCTCTGGCGTGGTTCGAGGTGTTCTTCGGGCGCCCGGCGGACGAGGTCATCGGCGGGGAGCATCTGTGGCAGGTCGGCGAGAACGCGTGGGTGGTCGTCGACCACCGGGACGTGCGCGCCGACCGCGTCGGCCAGGCCATGGTGACGCTCGGCGTGACCGACCTCGACGACATCCTGGCCCGCCTCGCCGCCCACGGCATCACGCACGAACCCGTGGAGACCTACAGCAACGGCGTCCGTCACGTCGTCGTCCTGGACCCCGACGGCAACAGCCTCTCCCTGGCCGAGGCCCCCACGGATTAG